A genomic region of Mustela erminea isolate mMusErm1 chromosome 12, mMusErm1.Pri, whole genome shotgun sequence contains the following coding sequences:
- the LOC116570945 gene encoding uncharacterized protein LOC116570945 isoform X4: MSGAGACQLQLSQCQGRGLVSPLRGCAPRLRRPPCQEEASHLGRRGDSRAEGQQAQCSLLRTAKEAEASPDSWARPPPWSTGSPRLPTVFPLLQVAEPRTQKASPRGGTLRSCETIPKGENYIGQGAQSLSGHM, encoded by the exons ATGAGCGGGGCTGGGGCCTGCCAGCTCCAGCTGTCCCAGTGTCAAGGTCGCGGCCTGGTCTCCCCACTTCGGGGTTGTGCGCCTAGGCTCCGCAGACCGCCCTGCCAGGAGGAAGCGTCCCACCTGGGGCGGAGGGGAGACAGCAGAGCCGAGGGGCAG CAAGCCCAGTGCTCACTACTGAGGACAGCAAAGGAG GCCGAGGCCTCCCCAGACAGCTGGGCCAGGCCTCCTCCGTGGAGCACAGGCTCTCCCCGTCTCCCGACCGTCTTCCCTTTGctgcaagtggcagagccaaggaCCCAGAAAG CTTCCCCCAGAGGTGGTACCTTGCGCAGCTGTGAGACGATACCAAAGGGGGAAAATTATATCG GGCAAGGTGCACAGAGCTTAAGCGGACACATGTGA
- the LOC116570945 gene encoding uncharacterized protein LOC116570945 isoform X1, with amino-acid sequence MWMGVDLASISNRRHGAGGGELPVSVASPVLTTEDSKGGRGLPRQLGQASSVEHRLSPSPDRLPFAASGRAKDPERWVLGCRGSREGTGLGCPWLPGTDLGLGGGRMAALGGYWASGTQPKETHWPVRPGADAQPRWHPLTESANSHRVSSLCQTLEIRWKETGSCRLEFQPLLEEALVLLCYLIKLSCSCTLVGLRHSLSCLFVFIWATKYRSQDIN; translated from the exons ATGTGGATGGGGGTTGACTTGGCCAGTATCAGCAACAGAAGACATGGCGCCGGAGGTGGTGAGCTGCCTGTGTCTG tagCAAGCCCAGTGCTCACTACTGAGGACAGCAAAGGAG GCCGAGGCCTCCCCAGACAGCTGGGCCAGGCCTCCTCCGTGGAGCACAGGCTCTCCCCGTCTCCCGACCGTCTTCCCTTTGctgcaagtggcagagccaaggaCCCAGAAAGGTGGGTTCTTGGGTGCCGGGGCTCCAGAGAAGGGACAGGCCTTGGTTGCCCCTGGCTCCCAGGCACAGACCTGGGCCTCGGTGGGGGTAGAATGGCGGCACTTGGTGGGTACTGGGCCTCCGGAACCCAACCCAAGGAGACCCACTGGCCTGTGAGGCCAggggcagacgcccaaccgaggTGGCACCCCCTCACTGAGTCAGCAAATTCTCACCGTGTGTCTTCTCTGTGCCAGACTCTGGAAATAAGATGGAAAGAGACAGGTTCCTGCCGTCTGGAGTTCCAGCCTCTCCTGGAGGAAGCCTTGGTTTTGCTGTGTTATCTGATTAAACTTTCCTGCTCGTGTACCCTGGTCGGACTCAGGCATagtctttcttgtttgtttgttttcatatggGCTACCAAGTACAGAAGCCAAGATATTAATTAA
- the LOC116570945 gene encoding uncharacterized protein LOC116570945 isoform X5 has protein sequence MSGAGACQLQLSQCQGRGLVSPLRGCAPRLRRPPCQEEASHLGRRGDSRAEGQQAQCSLLRTAKEAEASPDSWARPPPWSTGSPRLPTVFPLLQVAEPRTQKDSGNKMERDRFLPSGVPASPGGSLGFAVLSD, from the exons ATGAGCGGGGCTGGGGCCTGCCAGCTCCAGCTGTCCCAGTGTCAAGGTCGCGGCCTGGTCTCCCCACTTCGGGGTTGTGCGCCTAGGCTCCGCAGACCGCCCTGCCAGGAGGAAGCGTCCCACCTGGGGCGGAGGGGAGACAGCAGAGCCGAGGGGCAG CAAGCCCAGTGCTCACTACTGAGGACAGCAAAGGAG GCCGAGGCCTCCCCAGACAGCTGGGCCAGGCCTCCTCCGTGGAGCACAGGCTCTCCCCGTCTCCCGACCGTCTTCCCTTTGctgcaagtggcagagccaaggaCCCAGAAAG ACTCTGGAAATAAGATGGAAAGAGACAGGTTCCTGCCGTCTGGAGTTCCAGCCTCTCCTGGAGGAAGCCTTGGTTTTGCTGTGTTATCTGATTAA
- the LOC116570945 gene encoding uncharacterized protein LOC116570945 isoform X3 — protein sequence MSGAGACQLQLSQCQGRGLVSPLRGCAPRLRRPPCQEEASHLGRRGDSRAEGQAEASPDSWARPPPWSTGSPRLPTVFPLLQVAEPRTQKGGFLGAGAPEKGQALVAPGSQAQTWASVGVEWRHLVGTGPPEPNPRRPTGL from the exons ATGAGCGGGGCTGGGGCCTGCCAGCTCCAGCTGTCCCAGTGTCAAGGTCGCGGCCTGGTCTCCCCACTTCGGGGTTGTGCGCCTAGGCTCCGCAGACCGCCCTGCCAGGAGGAAGCGTCCCACCTGGGGCGGAGGGGAGACAGCAGAGCCGAGGGGCAG GCCGAGGCCTCCCCAGACAGCTGGGCCAGGCCTCCTCCGTGGAGCACAGGCTCTCCCCGTCTCCCGACCGTCTTCCCTTTGctgcaagtggcagagccaaggaCCCAGAAAGGTGGGTTCTTGGGTGCCGGGGCTCCAGAGAAGGGACAGGCCTTGGTTGCCCCTGGCTCCCAGGCACAGACCTGGGCCTCGGTGGGGGTAGAATGGCGGCACTTGGTGGGTACTGGGCCTCCGGAACCCAACCCAAGGAGACCCACTGGCCTGTGA
- the LOC116570945 gene encoding uncharacterized protein LOC116570945 isoform X2: MSGAGACQLQLSQCQGRGLVSPLRGCAPRLRRPPCQEEASHLGRRGDSRAEGQQAQCSLLRTAKEAEASPDSWARPPPWSTGSPRLPTVFPLLQVAEPRTQKGGFLGAGAPEKGQALVAPGSQAQTWASVGVEWRHLVGTGPPEPNPRRPTGL, encoded by the exons ATGAGCGGGGCTGGGGCCTGCCAGCTCCAGCTGTCCCAGTGTCAAGGTCGCGGCCTGGTCTCCCCACTTCGGGGTTGTGCGCCTAGGCTCCGCAGACCGCCCTGCCAGGAGGAAGCGTCCCACCTGGGGCGGAGGGGAGACAGCAGAGCCGAGGGGCAG CAAGCCCAGTGCTCACTACTGAGGACAGCAAAGGAG GCCGAGGCCTCCCCAGACAGCTGGGCCAGGCCTCCTCCGTGGAGCACAGGCTCTCCCCGTCTCCCGACCGTCTTCCCTTTGctgcaagtggcagagccaaggaCCCAGAAAGGTGGGTTCTTGGGTGCCGGGGCTCCAGAGAAGGGACAGGCCTTGGTTGCCCCTGGCTCCCAGGCACAGACCTGGGCCTCGGTGGGGGTAGAATGGCGGCACTTGGTGGGTACTGGGCCTCCGGAACCCAACCCAAGGAGACCCACTGGCCTGTGA
- the LOC116570945 gene encoding uncharacterized protein LOC116570945 isoform X6, which produces MAPEVVSCLCLQAQCSLLRTAKEAEASPDSWARPPPWSTGSPRLPTVFPLLQVAEPRTQKGGFLGAGAPEKGQALVAPGSQAQTWASVGVEWRHLVGTGPPEPNPRRPTGL; this is translated from the exons ATGGCGCCGGAGGTGGTGAGCTGCCTGTGTCTG CAAGCCCAGTGCTCACTACTGAGGACAGCAAAGGAG GCCGAGGCCTCCCCAGACAGCTGGGCCAGGCCTCCTCCGTGGAGCACAGGCTCTCCCCGTCTCCCGACCGTCTTCCCTTTGctgcaagtggcagagccaaggaCCCAGAAAGGTGGGTTCTTGGGTGCCGGGGCTCCAGAGAAGGGACAGGCCTTGGTTGCCCCTGGCTCCCAGGCACAGACCTGGGCCTCGGTGGGGGTAGAATGGCGGCACTTGGTGGGTACTGGGCCTCCGGAACCCAACCCAAGGAGACCCACTGGCCTGTGA